The following proteins are co-located in the Vigna angularis cultivar LongXiaoDou No.4 chromosome 2, ASM1680809v1, whole genome shotgun sequence genome:
- the LOC108327595 gene encoding UDP-glycosyltransferase 76F1, which produces MTGRKGRRLLLIPLPVQGHINPMLQLAEILHSKGFSITIIHTTFNSPDPSNYPHFTFSFFQDGLSQTQPSDLLNFLVELNVKCVHPFKDCVTKLLRTDQAAEEPVACLISDAICYFTQAVADNLQLPRIVLRTSGISSYVAFLAYPLFRQRGYIPTQDCILEEEVEELAPLRVKDLPLIKTEEPEKYYELLSNFLKETKGSLGVIWNSFEGLETPALTKLSKEFSIPIFPIGPFHKYFSSSSSSSSLILRSTLLNKFKK; this is translated from the exons aTGACCGGAAGAAAGGGTCGGAGATTGTTGCTTATTCCTTTGCCAGTCCAAGGCCACATAAACCCAATGCTTCAACTCGCAGAAATCCTTCACTCAAAGGGTTTTTCTATCACCATCATCCACACCACTTTCAATTCCCCAGACCCTTCCAACTACCCTCACTTCACCTTCTCCTTTTTCCAAGACGGTTTGTCTCAGACTCAACCCTCCGATCTCTTAAATTTCCTCGTCGAACTCAACGTCAAATGTGTCCACCCTTTCAAAGACTGCGTCACAAAGCTACTACGGACTGATCAAGCGGCGGAGGAACCTGTCGCGTGTTTGATTTCAGATGCTATTTGTTACTTCACTCAAGCTGTTGCCGACAACCTTCAGCTTCCTAGGATTGTACTGCGAACCAGTGGCATCTCTTCCTACGTTGCTTTCCTCGCCTATCCTTTGTTCAGACAAAGAGGCTACATTCCCACACAAG ATTGCATATTggaggaggaagtggaagaactggCACCACTGAGAGTGAAAGACCTACCTCTGATTAAGACGGAGGAGCCAGAAAAGTACTACGAATTATTGAGCAATTTCTTGAAAGAGACAAAGGGTTCGTTGGGAGTGATTTGGAACTCCTTCGAAGGGTTGGAGACACCTGCATTGACAAAACTGAGCAAGGAGTTTTCCATACCAATCTTCCCAATAGGACCCTTTCACAAGTACttttcttcatcctcttcctCTAGCAGCTTGATACTCAGGTCTACTCTGTTGAACAAATTTAAGAAGTAA